The proteins below come from a single Thunnus thynnus chromosome 10, fThuThy2.1, whole genome shotgun sequence genomic window:
- the drd2l gene encoding dopamine receptor D2 like: MTLLNESDETSRPSFPLLSFEHNFSILVTHDPSYSPISFPTTSSSSSSLTSSNCTSSPSASSPPYNFYAVLLVLLIFCVVFGNVLVCVAVSRERALQTTTNYLIVSLAVSDLLLATLVMPWGVYMEVVGEWRFSLIHCDILLTLDVMMCTASILNLCAISIDRYTAVAMPMLYNTRYSSRRRVAVMIAVVWFLSFAISCPLLFGLNNTASREGTTCSFADPAFVVYSSVASFYVPFIVTLLVYAQICVVLRKRGRRTAPPRRHGLHAQGGTEAGEGHRHRKNKCTQPEDVKLCALILRPATAAPQRKKVTLVKEAVVHPLEVEPGQFLPQTEQSLAPAPAPQTSSHSGRARISLSISVGPAPVLPSTVTRSALTPRPPTLEDGMRGREGWRERSGGREKWGISKERVRGRLSQQKERKATQMLAIVLGVFIICWLPFFLTHVLRAHCRSCCISPSLYSAVTWLGYLNSAVNPVIYTTFNIEFRKAFIKILHC; encoded by the exons ATGACTTTACTGAATGAGTCAGATGAGACCTCCCgtccctcctttcctctcttgtcCTTTGAGCACAATTTCTCCATCCTTGTCACCCATGACCCTTCGTACTCCCCCATATCCTtccccaccacctcctcctcctcctcctcgctgaCTTCCTCTAACTGTACCAGCTCGCCATcagcctcctctcctccatacAACTTCTACGCGGTGCTGCTGGTGCTCCTGATCTTCTGCGTGGTGTTTGGTAACGTGCTGGTGTGTGTGGCGGTGTCGCGGGAGCGTGCTCTCCAGACCACCACTAACTACCTCATTGTCTCCCTGGCTGTGTCCGACCTGCTGCTGGCCACGCTGGTCATGCCCTGGGGCGTCTACATGGAG gTGGTCGGGGAGTGGCGCTTCAGTCTCATCCACTGTGACATCCTGCTCACCCTGGACGTCATGATGTGCACCGCCAGTATCCTCAACCTCTGTGCCATCAGCATCGACAG ATACACAGCAGTGGCCATGCCGATGCTCTACAACACTAGATACAGTTCCAGGAGAAGGGTGGCGGTGATGATTGCTGTGGTGTGGTTCCTCTCTTTTGCCATCTCCTGTCCTTTACTGTTTGGACTCAACAACACTG ctAGCCGCGAAGGCACCACATGCTCCTTTGCAGACCCAGCCTTTGTCGTGTACTCATCTGTTGCCTCCTTCTACGTTCCCTTCATTGTAACTTTGCTGGTGTATGCGCAGATCTGTGTGGTGCTGCGCAAACGAGGCAGACGCACCGCACCGCCGCGCAGACATGGCCTCCATGCTCAAGGCGGGACTGAAGCCGGAGAAGGTCATCGACACAGGAAG AATAAGTGTACACAACCGGAGGATGTGAAGCTGTGCGCCCTGATCCTGAGGCCCGCCACCGCTGCACCCCAGCGCAAGAAAGTG ACGCTAGTGAAGGAAGCAGTGGTCCATCCCCTCGAGGTGGAGCCGGGTCAGTTCCTGCCACAGACTGAGCAAAGCCTTGCTCCTGCCCCTGCTCCCCAAACTTCCTCCCACTCTGGACGGGCCAGGATCTCTCTGTCCATCTCGGTCGGACCCGCCCCGGTTCTTCCCTCAACCGTGACACGATCGGCCTTGACGCCTCGCCCCCCCACCCTCGAGGATGGCATGAGGGGACgtgagggatggagggagcGCAGCGGAGGCAGAGAGAAATGGGGGATCAGCAAGGAGAGGGTGAGAGGGAGGCTGTCACagcagaaggagagaaaggcCACGCAGATGCTCGCTATTGTACTCG GTGTGTTCATCATCTGCTGGCTGCCCTTCTTCCTGACCCACGTGCTGAGAGCTCACTGCAGGAGCTGCTGTATCTCACCCTCGCTGTACAGCGCTGTCACTTGGCTGGGATACCTCAACAGTGCCGTCAACCCTGTCATCTACACCACTTTCAACATTGAGTTTCGCAAAGCCTTCATCAAGATCCTACATTGCTGA